Part of the Budorcas taxicolor isolate Tak-1 chromosome 9, Takin1.1, whole genome shotgun sequence genome is shown below.
GCATGTTCTCCCAGTGTTTCAGGAATTCCCTAAGCCAATAGCTGCAGTCTCCTGTTGAGATCTTCCTGAAATACTCTGCCAGTTCCTGGTTGTTCTCCCACTCCTCCTTGATGCCTGTGGCTCCAGGATCGATGGCTGTCCAGGTTATGCTCATGGTGTCAAGGAGGAGGGCTGTCCGTCCATTGAGGCTGAAGTGCAAGGATGCACCAGAGCATTGCTCAGCTTCACGCTGACAGCACATTTTGACCTGCAGGGTGGGAGGACctgcaccccacacacacaatgaatctttctggactctccagagtccctccTCCCCAGTCACTCAAATGTGTCTGCACATCTAGGGGCCTGTGATCTTCCGACCATGACCTCCCCCTCTTACCCATCAGGTCCACCGGGTCTCTAAAGCTGGATCGTGTTCAGTCCTTTCACAGGAATCTCCACCTTGCATGCATTCTTTCTCTTGCTATCTCCAGCTCTCCACCCCCTTCCCATACTTACCCCTTGTCTCCTTTTTGTCCAGTTTGATGAAAGGCAGGACCATCTTGAGCTCTTTTCCTGCTTCTGCCAGTGTTTGGCTCAATTCGGTCCACACTTTTGTGTCGTTTACCTCCTTCCCCAGGAAACCCAAAGGTTTGACCTTGTTGCTGTCACTGTCATAGTGGAGGAAAGGCTTTGTGTCCACAGAGCCCTGGACTTGACACCAGGGCTGGCCAGATTTGGACTGAGATTTGATAGTGAGGTCAAGGCACA
Proteins encoded:
- the LOC128053442 gene encoding retinoic acid early transcript 1E-like, with the translated sequence MSVAHTAGHLLLILLLTEARKTLGNAHSLCLDLTIKSQSKSGQPWCQVQGSVDTKPFLHYDSDSNKVKPLGFLGKEVNDTKVWTELSQTLAEAGKELKMVLPFIKLDKKETRGPPTLQVKMCCQREAEQCSGASLHFSLNGRTALLLDTMSITWTAIDPGATGIKEEWENNQELAEYFRKISTGDCSYWLREFLKHWENMLLAEPTEPLIMAPDISQSASIRLVACMILLIITQLVLIALSS